The following coding sequences lie in one Alicyclobacillus curvatus genomic window:
- a CDS encoding HoxN/HupN/NixA family nickel/cobalt transporter, whose translation MIKRFSSFRQSKMIGVFGFLLLMNLLAWVFVIRAGHQDSLLVSLGTLAYVFGLRHAVDADHIAAIDNTTRKLMQTGKRSLTVGLYFSLGHSSIVFLLTLVVVLSVHSLQATLPQLEHVGSVLGNTISGGFLYLMATLNFVIFLQMFRGRHEEVSLDGLLAKRGLFNRLFRRVFRLIEHSWQMYFVGLLFGLGFETASEVTLLGVSSSASAHGTPMAEVLLLPLLFAAGMSLIDTLDGVFMTYAYGWAFQNPVRKLSYNLWVTGVSVLLAFGIGSLEWLQVFGHLSQQNGGLWSWLDGVDFGTLGYGMIALLALIWGGATVWAFLRRGHNGTPVSIDFGDKEV comes from the coding sequence ATGATTAAACGATTCAGTTCCTTTAGGCAGAGCAAGATGATTGGCGTCTTTGGATTTCTATTGCTTATGAACCTTCTGGCTTGGGTGTTCGTGATACGGGCTGGACATCAGGATTCTCTGCTCGTCTCTCTAGGTACATTGGCGTATGTGTTTGGATTGCGCCACGCAGTCGATGCGGACCATATTGCCGCGATTGATAATACGACGCGTAAACTCATGCAGACAGGCAAACGCTCATTAACGGTTGGATTGTACTTCTCTCTCGGGCACTCTTCCATTGTTTTTCTGCTTACGCTGGTGGTGGTGCTGTCCGTACATTCGCTGCAAGCCACTTTACCGCAATTGGAACACGTGGGCAGTGTGCTCGGCAACACCATCTCTGGAGGTTTTCTCTATCTGATGGCTACCCTGAATTTCGTCATTTTTCTGCAGATGTTTCGCGGGCGACACGAAGAGGTCAGTCTCGATGGATTGCTCGCGAAGCGAGGACTGTTCAATCGACTGTTCCGTCGCGTATTTCGTTTGATCGAGCACAGTTGGCAGATGTATTTTGTCGGTCTGTTGTTTGGACTGGGTTTTGAAACGGCCTCGGAGGTCACTCTGCTCGGGGTCTCTTCGAGTGCGAGCGCTCATGGTACCCCCATGGCAGAGGTTCTGTTGCTGCCACTGTTATTTGCCGCCGGTATGAGTTTGATAGATACACTGGACGGCGTATTTATGACTTACGCATACGGTTGGGCCTTTCAGAATCCGGTTCGAAAACTTTCGTACAATTTATGGGTGACGGGTGTATCCGTGTTGCTCGCGTTTGGTATCGGTTCGCTGGAATGGCTCCAGGTATTCGGGCACCTGTCGCAGCAGAACGGAGGACTATGGTCCTGGCTCGATGGAGTGGACTTTGGAACACTTGGCTATGGCATGATCGCACTACTCGCACTGATTTGGGGTGGGGCGACTGTGTGGGCGTTTCTTCGCCGCGGACACAACGGCACTCCGGTGTCCATCGATTTTGGAGACAAAGAGGTGTAA
- a CDS encoding bifunctional precorrin-2 dehydrogenase/sirohydrochlorin ferrochelatase encodes MTEPKNREEQGESHDSSIYPASLRLQGRPCTVIGGGAIAVRKVESLLAAGARVRVISPAAQERLLELAERGTIDYEARPYLPGDAARGFLVVAATNQREVNRQIAAEAERHERFVNVVDDPDGCSLQVPASFTMAHLTVSISTHGRDPKAAKHLKDVLAQDLTQGSSIFAKASRAWLGSHPHIRSGELRASAWVDEEHETVPPKERLRMFSPNVLGQRPAVRACRDLTCVRLTSHHTLVAACDALAGIGQLLMDTVRARPEVVGHFALRVPLLEVIAAGATPFLVIHNLGVPRGAYSDAILEGMHDLAATVGFTNPDSFNGSTEDNVTVEQTGVGVTVIGSTTNSQLQWAISQPGHLLVLAGLPKSAPNVDVRMDDSEIVSVADVQWLRRQPGVFDIVPVGSRGIRSEGKELAKSARLSVEWFSVPIDLDASGGPSTCVLFGVLPDRLLDIAQTMQAPVTVIGCLRERKRERHG; translated from the coding sequence ATGACTGAACCAAAAAATCGAGAGGAGCAAGGGGAGAGCCATGACTCATCTATCTACCCGGCTTCCCTACGTCTTCAGGGACGTCCATGCACGGTGATTGGCGGAGGCGCGATCGCAGTTCGGAAAGTCGAATCCCTGCTCGCGGCCGGGGCGAGAGTCCGGGTGATCAGTCCGGCCGCACAAGAGCGGCTACTCGAACTGGCGGAACGTGGCACGATTGATTACGAAGCACGGCCCTACTTGCCGGGTGATGCCGCCCGCGGTTTCTTGGTGGTGGCGGCCACGAATCAACGGGAGGTGAACCGCCAAATCGCGGCGGAGGCAGAGCGCCACGAGCGATTTGTGAATGTGGTGGATGATCCGGACGGTTGTTCCTTGCAGGTACCGGCCAGTTTCACCATGGCCCATCTCACTGTTTCCATTTCCACGCATGGCCGTGACCCCAAGGCCGCCAAGCACTTAAAAGATGTTCTAGCGCAAGACCTCACGCAAGGGTCTAGCATCTTTGCAAAGGCCAGTCGAGCGTGGCTTGGGTCGCATCCGCACATAAGGAGTGGAGAACTCAGGGCATCCGCATGGGTTGATGAGGAACACGAAACGGTTCCTCCGAAGGAGCGTTTACGTATGTTTAGCCCGAATGTGCTGGGACAGCGCCCGGCTGTCCGTGCATGCCGGGATTTAACCTGCGTCCGTTTGACATCTCACCATACGTTGGTTGCGGCCTGTGATGCGTTGGCGGGAATTGGGCAACTGCTCATGGATACTGTACGTGCCAGACCAGAGGTGGTCGGGCACTTTGCACTCAGGGTCCCCTTGTTGGAAGTGATCGCGGCAGGGGCGACACCGTTTTTGGTGATCCATAATCTTGGAGTTCCTCGCGGCGCATATAGTGACGCCATCTTAGAAGGGATGCATGACTTGGCCGCCACCGTAGGGTTCACAAACCCGGATTCCTTTAATGGCAGCACAGAGGACAATGTCACAGTCGAGCAGACGGGAGTAGGGGTCACGGTCATCGGCAGTACAACGAACTCGCAGTTGCAATGGGCAATCTCGCAACCTGGACACCTCCTGGTATTGGCGGGGTTGCCGAAAAGTGCCCCCAACGTGGATGTCCGAATGGATGATTCAGAGATTGTCAGTGTTGCAGATGTACAATGGCTGCGCCGACAGCCGGGTGTATTCGATATCGTCCCGGTAGGCTCCCGCGGCATTCGCTCTGAGGGAAAGGAACTGGCCAAGAGCGCCCGACTTTCCGTAGAATGGTTTTCAGTCCCCATCGATCTCGATGCCTCCGGCGGTCCAAGCACATGTGTCCTTTTTGGCGTCCTGCCTGACAGACTACTTGATATTGCACAAACCATGCAGGCGCCGGTCACGGTGATTGGGTGTCTTCGTGAGAGAAAGAGGGAGAGACACGGATGA